The Acidobacteriaceae bacterium genome includes a region encoding these proteins:
- the rsfS gene encoding ribosome silencing factor, with amino-acid sequence MATNETNRMLAAAAAACEDKKAEDIRILALDPAESGLTDYFLLCNGTNERQNVAIADEIELRMKRDFNTLANSVEGRRQAEWILLDYVDFIVHVFSPEKRAFYGLERLRKSATTLSVEDLNAEIKQHIASARQKKSAATAKKAAKKALPKTAAAKRPPAKKTPAKKAAVKSAAKKSATKKSSKRTR; translated from the coding sequence ATGGCGACAAACGAGACCAACCGGATGCTGGCAGCGGCAGCCGCGGCCTGCGAGGACAAGAAGGCTGAAGACATTCGAATTCTGGCACTAGATCCGGCCGAGAGCGGCCTGACTGATTACTTCCTGCTGTGCAACGGAACTAACGAGCGGCAGAACGTGGCGATCGCGGATGAGATTGAGCTGCGCATGAAACGCGACTTCAACACGCTGGCCAACTCGGTCGAGGGCCGGCGGCAGGCGGAGTGGATTCTGCTGGACTATGTGGACTTCATCGTGCACGTGTTCTCGCCGGAAAAGCGCGCGTTTTATGGCCTGGAGCGGCTGCGCAAATCGGCGACGACGCTGAGTGTGGAAGACCTGAACGCGGAGATCAAACAGCACATCGCAAGCGCGCGACAGAAAAAGTCGGCCGCGACGGCCAAGAAGGCAGCGAAGAAAGCGTTGCCGAAAACCGCGGCGGCGAAGAGGCCACCGGCGAAGAAGACTCCTGCAAAGAAGGCTGCCGTCAAAAGCGCTGCGAAGAAGAGTGCGACGAAGAAGAGCAGCAAGCGAACGCGCTAG